The DNA region CCAACGTAAACCACCTTTCTTATGTGGGTGACTCAATTATTGGGGCCGATTGTAACATTGCCGCAGGTACAAATATTGCCAACCTCCGTTTCGATGATGGAGGTGTTAAAGTCACAGTTAAAGGGAAAAGAATCAACAGTGGAAGGCGTAAAATGGGTGTTATATTCGCTGATGGAGTTAAAACAGGCATCAACACCAGTTTCAACCCAGGAGTGACTGTTGGTTTAAATTCATCAGTGGGTTCCGGTGCCATAATCTACCGGGACATACCTGACAATAAAGTGGTTATACATCACCAAATGCAGGAGATGAAAGATAAAAAGTGACTTGGCCTGGAATAGTGCTCCCATCATCTTTTATCACTTACCCCTCATCCCTCATCAATTATTTTATAGATGTAATTTGCAAATTAAGTTTCAACATAAGTTTTTCCTGTTATGAAATGTTTTTATGAATTAAATGCATAAGTTTAGGTATGATACATCCTACTGTCCAAATTTTCCCAGGGGCCTATACCATTGGCAAAGTTTCCATTGGTGAAAATTCTTCTATATGGTATAATGCTGTGATTAGGGGAGATATAGAATCCATAACCATCGGTGATTTTTCTAATGTGCAAGATAACTGCGTACTACACTCTTCAAAAGGTTTTCCCATGAAATTAGGGGATTACGTCTCGGTTGGACATGCTGCAGTGCTTCATGGTTGTAAAGTGGATGATAATTGCATTATAGGAATGAATGCTACACTTCTAAATGGTAGCCATGTTAAAAAGAACAGTATCATTGCTGCCGGGTCAGTGGTAACCGAGAGTAAAGTTTTCCCTGAAGGTAGCTTGATAATAGGTGTTCCTGCCAGGGTAGTGCGCAAACTCAGTGAAGAAGAATTTAAAAAGATCAAAGACAATGCTGTACGTTATTCCAATCTTAAATTAGAACCATAGATTAAAAAAAGGTGTTGATGACTAATATTTTCAGGATGGAAGTTTAAAAGAGTTTAAAATTAATAAATAGGTTCAATATAAAGATGAATAAAGATTGAATAAAAAATTAGGATTGAAAATTGAAATAGGATGGATTGATTTAATGGTTAAAATAAATAAGACAGTTAAAGAACTTGATCCTTACGTTCCAGGCAGATCAAATGCAGATCTGGCTCGTGCTTATGGTCTGGATCCCACAACTATAATCAGAATGGGATCTAATGAAAATCCTGTGGGACCATCACCCATGGCAATAGATGTCCTTAAAAGAAATCTTCACCTAATTAACGCTTATCCTGAATCCAACATCGACGATTTAAAATGTCGTATTGCTGAGTATGCACATGTCAGTCCTGAAAAGGTGATTGTGGGTGGAGATGGTGCAGATGAAATATTGGATGTTCTGGCCAAAACATTGATTGAGCCTGGTGATGAGTACATTGTCCATCCCCCATCTTACATGTACTATGAGTTTACATTCAACATACACGGGGCAGTGCCAGTTTATGCCCGCTGGGATATTCAGGAAAATCGTCTGGATGTGGATTCTGTGCTGGAAGCCATCTCTCCTAAGACAAAAATAATCTTCTTGTGCAACCCTAACAACCCCACCGGCGGATTAATCGAAACCCAAGATATTAAAACCATCTTAAAGAGTACTGATGCTTTGGTAGTGGTTGATGAAGCTTACTGGGAGTTTTCTGGTGTCAACAATCTGGATCTCCTTGATGAATATGATAATCTTTTTATCTTAAGAACCTTCTCTAAAGTAATGGGACTTGCCGGTATGAGGATCGGCTATGGAATAGGTCAGGAAAACTTTATTGAATACATGCACCGGGTTAAACCTGTTTTTAGCCTCACTAAACTTTCATATATCTCAGCATTAGCCACTCTAAATGACACAGAATATATTAAAACATCCACCCAACTATCCATTGAAAGTCGCGATTTTTTATACAACAAAATGTCCAAATTTCCGGAATTAAATGTATTAAAGTCATTTGCCAACTATATACTGGTTGATATACGTAATACAGGGATGACTTCCAAACAAATCACGGAAAAACTTATGGAAAATGGCATTATAGTTAGAGATTGTAGTTCTTTCCGTGGATTAGATGATTACTGGATAAGGGTAAGTGTGGCAACCCTACAAGAGGATGAAAAGTTTATTAGTGTTCTTGGAAATATTTTAGGACGGTAAAATGAAAGATTCCATGATTATTGGAGGTACAATATTTTCTTCACTTGAATACCCCAGTAAAATGTCCCTGGTTATATTCACTGGTGGTTGCCTGTTACGATGTCCTTACTGCCATAACCCTGAGATCATTGAGGGTGGAGAAAATGCTTCACTCTTAAATGTTAAAAAAGAGATTGATGAGGCTCTGGACTTTATTGATGCAGTGGTTATCACTGGAGGAGAACCTTTAATGCAGGCAGAAGAAGTTGGTGGGTTATTAAACTACTCTCAGAAAAAGGGATTGAAAACAAAATTAGACACCAATGGATGTTACCCTGAAAGAATTTCCAAAATAATAGACTCTGTTGATTACATTGCCCTGGATATTAAAGCTCCTTTCTACAAGTATGGGGAAGTTATTGGTGCAGAAATTGGTGATAAAGTAACCGAAAGTATGAACCTGGTTTTTGATTCTGACTGTTACCTGGAATGTAGAACTACCTATGTCCCTGGACTCCTGGAACCATCAGACATAACAGAAATTGCTAAAAGCATCCAATGTGATATTTACACCCTACAACAGTTTAGAAACAAGATCGTCCTTGATGAAAAACTAAAAAAAACACCCAATCCTTCTCCAAAGGAGCTTTACAAAATTGCTAAACAAATAAAGCCCATTTTGGGAAAAGTAAAGGTTAAAACATCTGAATTTGGTGACGAGATATTTTGAGTGAAAAATAATTAGTTATTTTATTAGATGAATTAGTTATAAAAATTTAGTTATAAAAAAAATAAATCAAATATATGTCAAGTAACGTCTTTAATCATATTAATAACCAAGTGGAGGTTGTAAAATACCTATCCTGTTGTTTGGAAGCCGTCACCTAGACCTTATAACTGGCGAAAAGACTACCACCATCAGAAAGATATGGAAAAAACCATTATCCCAGGGAGATCGTCTGCATTGTTACTGGAACCTAGTTTCCAAGGAGCGAAAAAAGCTTTTTGAAGCGGAAGTAACCGATGTGGAGGTGACCAAATTCGCTGATCTGGTTAAAAACGATGAGTTGGCTTGTGAAGAAGGGTTTAATGATGCTTCCGAGTTAGAATCCGAATTCAAGAAAATGTATCCGGAGCATACCAGTGATGAGTCGCTCTTTCAGGTTATCAGATTCCATAAACTCCCCATGAATGAATGGGAAGGAGCGCAAATCAATGAAAAAGCCATGATCACTAAAAGAGCAGATATACTTTTTGATGTTGGGAAATTTGATAAATCTGTGATATGTTATTCTGCAGCCCTAAAAATTGATCCTGATGATGTTTACATTTTAAACAAAAAAGGAGACAACCTTTCACGACTAGGAAACTTTCAGGAAGCCCTTAAATGTTACGATCAGGCCCTGCGAATGGAACCTGATAATGGATATATCTGGAATAATAAAGCAATAGCTCTTTTGAATTCTAACCGGCCAGAAGATGCCTTAAAAGCCAGTGATAATGCCATGGAGATTGATGAAAATAATTTAATTGTTCTGTACTGGAGAGGTTTTATTTTTGAGATGTTAGGACGTTTTGATGATGCGCTTAAATGTTATGATAAAATCTTGGATCTAAACCCCAATGATCCAGAAGCATGGAATGCCAAAGGAAACCTTTTATCCCAAATTGACAGGGCAGAAGATGCTCTGGAATGTTATGATCATTCTTTAGAGCTTTGCCTGGAAGATGAACCTGATGCTTCCACTTGGAACCGCAAAGGTAATGCGTTAATGGAGTTAAATCGTTTCAAAGAAGCTGTGGAGTGTTATGATAAAGCTCTTTCCATGGAACCGGATAATGAAATTTTTTTAAGTAATAAAGGAGTGGCATTCATGGAACTAAACCGTTTTGAAGAAGCTGTTCTGTGTTTCAAGAAAGTCCTTATCATTAACCCCAACAATGGAGATGCTCAGATTTTAATGGACGAATGTCTGGAAAATCTCTAGAACTTTTTAATCATAAGTATCTCAATGATTTTATATCTGTTTTTAGTCACTTCCACTTAACAAACCACCTATAGCTCCGCCAACACCCATCAAAACTATATTCACAATTAGTGAAACAATTACTATTGTAAATCCAGTCACCACTCCTGTTGCAAGGCCAGCTACTCCTCCAAAGATGGTTCCTCCCACAATCAGGAGTATGGCCAGAACTATGGATCCAAAGGCACCGGCAACTGTAGCATTCCATAAACCGCCTATAATGCCATCATGCACCCAATATCCAACTATAAATCCGGCTATGAACAGACCAAGGTTGACACCCCAATACTGATTCACATAAATTCCAAACAAATTACCCAAAATTATTGCCAGAA from Methanobacterium petrolearium includes:
- a CDS encoding gamma carbonic anhydrase family protein; the encoded protein is MIHPTVQIFPGAYTIGKVSIGENSSIWYNAVIRGDIESITIGDFSNVQDNCVLHSSKGFPMKLGDYVSVGHAAVLHGCKVDDNCIIGMNATLLNGSHVKKNSIIAAGSVVTESKVFPEGSLIIGVPARVVRKLSEEEFKKIKDNAVRYSNLKLEP
- the hisC gene encoding histidinol-phosphate transaminase; this translates as MVKINKTVKELDPYVPGRSNADLARAYGLDPTTIIRMGSNENPVGPSPMAIDVLKRNLHLINAYPESNIDDLKCRIAEYAHVSPEKVIVGGDGADEILDVLAKTLIEPGDEYIVHPPSYMYYEFTFNIHGAVPVYARWDIQENRLDVDSVLEAISPKTKIIFLCNPNNPTGGLIETQDIKTILKSTDALVVVDEAYWEFSGVNNLDLLDEYDNLFILRTFSKVMGLAGMRIGYGIGQENFIEYMHRVKPVFSLTKLSYISALATLNDTEYIKTSTQLSIESRDFLYNKMSKFPELNVLKSFANYILVDIRNTGMTSKQITEKLMENGIIVRDCSSFRGLDDYWIRVSVATLQEDEKFISVLGNILGR
- a CDS encoding tetratricopeptide repeat protein, translated to MPILLFGSRHLDLITGEKTTTIRKIWKKPLSQGDRLHCYWNLVSKERKKLFEAEVTDVEVTKFADLVKNDELACEEGFNDASELESEFKKMYPEHTSDESLFQVIRFHKLPMNEWEGAQINEKAMITKRADILFDVGKFDKSVICYSAALKIDPDDVYILNKKGDNLSRLGNFQEALKCYDQALRMEPDNGYIWNNKAIALLNSNRPEDALKASDNAMEIDENNLIVLYWRGFIFEMLGRFDDALKCYDKILDLNPNDPEAWNAKGNLLSQIDRAEDALECYDHSLELCLEDEPDASTWNRKGNALMELNRFKEAVECYDKALSMEPDNEIFLSNKGVAFMELNRFEEAVLCFKKVLIINPNNGDAQILMDECLENL
- a CDS encoding DUF5518 domain-containing protein, producing the protein MVKWGPVVVGFILAIILGNLFGIYVNQYWGVNLGLFIAGFIVGYWVHDGIIGGLWNATVAGAFGSIVLAILLIVGGTIFGGVAGLATGVVTGFTIVIVSLIVNIVLMGVGGAIGGLLSGSD
- a CDS encoding anaerobic ribonucleoside-triphosphate reductase activating protein, which encodes MKDSMIIGGTIFSSLEYPSKMSLVIFTGGCLLRCPYCHNPEIIEGGENASLLNVKKEIDEALDFIDAVVITGGEPLMQAEEVGGLLNYSQKKGLKTKLDTNGCYPERISKIIDSVDYIALDIKAPFYKYGEVIGAEIGDKVTESMNLVFDSDCYLECRTTYVPGLLEPSDITEIAKSIQCDIYTLQQFRNKIVLDEKLKKTPNPSPKELYKIAKQIKPILGKVKVKTSEFGDEIF